A genomic stretch from Pochonia chlamydosporia 170 chromosome 4, whole genome shotgun sequence includes:
- a CDS encoding rhoGEF domain-containing protein, with amino-acid sequence MRAPISLPTEQNPARTTKYDLIVSEIVSTERGYVQALERLVDLRRLVQDQGVLAADVVDEVFGKVNALIDFQRRFLDRLESVSLLPTEAQDLSVVFSMLDDAADVYITYIANHKRHLKAAIREQQKMLMATGSADVLEQVTDHAMIHLTFQRPYSRFAKYSCFLKELLHEIQADETKFAALQATSASYHRTLHKAGMALMEMSLNDELTKLWNRVEDWKGLQPNTFGRLVAFDTMRCQTGHHGRSERSFQVYLFEKVLICCKKKFYGDGSPVSLTLRLKGRIFLKNVLDFDTSSEPPYRLNVHWKSADGVEKTTILFASAGMMESWSTKMRQLWDRIPGSSS; translated from the exons ATGCGGGCTCCAATCAGTTTGCCAACGGAGCAAAATCCCGCGAGAACAACCAAATACGACCTAATTGTATCTGAGATAGTATCAACAGAGCGCGGATATGTTCAAGCGTTGGAGCGCCTCGTAGACTTGAGACGCCTGGTTCAAGATCAGGGAGTCCTAGCAGCGGATGTTGTCGACGAGGTATTTGGAAAGGTGAATGCTCTTATCGACTTCCAAAGACGATTTCTTGATCGTTTAGAATCTGTTTCATTGCTTCCCACAGAAGCGCAAGATTTGAGCGTCGTCTTTTCCATGTTGGACGACGCAGCGGACGTGTATATTACGTACATCGCAAATCACAAGCGCCATCTCAAAGCAGCGATTCGAGAACAGCAGAAAATGTTGATGGCTACGGGATCTGCTGATGTTCTGGAGCAAGTTACGGACCATGCCATGATTCATCTCACCTTTCAGCGGCCATATTCTCGCTTTGCTAAATACTCATGCTTTCTGAAG GAGCTGCTGCATGAAATACAAGCCGACGAGACAAAGTTTGCTGCACTACAGGCGACCAGTGCCTCATATCACCGGACGTTGCATAAGGCTGGAATGGCTCTCATGGAAATGTCGTTGAATGACGAGCTGACGAAGCTTTGGAATCGTGTAGAGGACTGGAAGGGTCTTCAGCCAAACACATTTGGAAGATTAGTAGCGTTTGACACGATGCGATGCCAAACTGGACACCACGGAAGATCGGAAAGAAGT TTCCAAGTCTATCTCTTCGAAAAGGTCCTCATCTGCTGCAAAAAGAAATTCTACGGCGATGGAAGCCCCGTCAGTTTAACTCTTCGTTTAAAAGGGCGGATTTTCCTTAAGAATGTTCTAGACTTTGATACATCGTCTG AGCCTCCGTACCGGTTGAATGTTCATTGGAAGTCGGCGGATGGGGTTGAGAAAACAACTATTTTGTTCGCATCTGCCGGCATGATGGAGTCGTGGAGTACCAAGATGCGGCAGCTATGGGATCGGATTCCAGGGTCTTCGAGCTAG